ctctctctctgtgtgtgtctcaagCTGCTAATGCGCCTGTGCGACTCACTGAGACGAAGCTCTGTGAGTCATGTTTATATTctttttatggattttattgattttttattaattcttttaagaaaatattattCATTCGTCTATTCTAATAATTCCACATTAAGAATTATTTCCACTTCTAATGCCAAAGATTTAACAAATGccacaggttaaaaaaaaaaaagacacaaggaGCAGACTACACTACATCAAATCACGCACTTATCTAGTATGAAATGGCCACCTGTTATCAGTTACAACAAaatctctattttttttatttattttatttttattaataaaagatgAAGATACATaaccaaaggtatgtggacacttaaccatcacacccagacgtacttgttgaacatcccattccagagttAGTcccccatttgctgttataataagctccactcttctggaaggttttccactagcaTTTGGAGCTtggatgtggggatttgtgttcattcagctacaagagcttTAATGAGGCCAGGTACTGATGTTGAActggtgaggaggctccagtttcagttcatcccaaaggtgttcaatggggttgaggtcaggactctgtggaggacactcttccactccaaacttctcaaaccatgtctttatggagttccctttgtgcacaggggcatcgtcatgctggaacaggtttgagcagGGCAAGACTGGGGCATAATTTCATTTTCCcacaacaaatgttttaaaccactgacaaccctattttttctttcctaaattcaatttattacacacagtatggccatcccataaaaaacataaacaacaaaCTAGAGGTAGTGAAGCAGGCCTAATTTATATCAGCTGCACACAACATTATGccaaatatttaacaaacaccagaatTGCAAAGCTACCAGTAACTCTCTATTTCTCAGTcacaaaatatacattaaatGCAGAAGAGAGCCAAACAAAAGATACTGTTTTTTTGGtgctatttttatatatctgtCACTTCTTTACCAGGTCGTCTGCTATAAACAGAACGGCCTCCACATTGTTGGAAAATTATAACTTTTTAACCTCACTGTAATTTGTGAGGTTTCTTCtagttcaaattaaaatatcacATTAGGgcaatgtggggtttttttttttttttttttaatacttaaaaatacttaaaataccaGAGATTTAACCATActatatttcatacaaatatacCAAAgcatatttccatccatccatcttctaccacttactccttcttcagggttgcgggggaacctggagccaatcccagggagcatcagggtacaccctggacagggtgccaatccatcacagggcacaatcacatacacactcacacaccaatcagcctaccatgcatgtctttggactgggggaggaaacccccacagcacaggggtaacatgcaaactccgcacacacggccctggcaggaatcgaaccctggaccctggaggtgtgaggggaacgggctaaccactaagccaccatgcgcccccaAAGCATATTTAATTTATCTTATTTTACCTCTACCTGTCATTTCAGGGTTACTGTGAAGTGTGACCACTGCACCAAAGCTAGTGCCAGGTTGATTCTCTCCACCTTATTGTGAACAATaggagaaacatttttttttattaacctcACATATGGGCAGACATAATTTTCTAAATTGCCTAAATATGTATTAGTACAATTATAACTACATCATGCCAATATATTTTTAGAAGAATCCTAATATGGAACATGATGTTGCCTTTTATAACTCACAGCTtgaaaaaaagagttttttgttgttgttgctgtggtTGTTTGCCCTAGCTGTATTTATAACTTCAATAAAATGGAAGGCTCCCTAAATGCACTAAATTACTTAGTATTGcaactatacagtagataattCTGTCTGTTAGCATATTTTGAGTGACGATAGTAATAGTGCTAACATTTGCTAGTGTTAATACTTACTGTTAATAATCAAGTTAATACTTGATTAGCTAAATTAGCGAACACAAAGCTAGCCAGAGTATATACAGATGACACTGACCTGCACTTGAAGCCCTGAACAGATCAGTAATTTTGCTAAACTTCACTGCTTCTTCTTGGAGGGTTTTCCTTTTGCGTgccctttccctctctgctccacctgACCACTTCGTCTCCATCCTCACTCTGCGCATTGATGACTCTGTTCGAAACCGTTCGGTGGAGGTGAGGCGATTAGTAGCGGTGCAAGTCAAGAGTAACAGATTCATGATTTATTATCGAATGCCGAATTTGGAAAGGATCACTTGAGTACATCGGACACgcaataatataacataataatgactgattgattaaacaaacaaacgaacaaacaaacatcagggCTAACTCAGTCGTCAGGCCTCCGGGAATTCTCCTGATGACCAATCTGGGCCTGGGTTTCatgcctcttagttccagtgaagagaaatcttaatgctacagcataaaaAATCAATCTAAacaattgtatgcttccaactttgtggcaacagattCAGGAAAGTTCACATCTAAGTGTAATGCTCGGGTGTTCACATACTGTATTGTacatttgaccatatagtgtagatGTTACTTTCATATTAGGTGCAACCCTTTAAATGCTTTCACAGCTGGGACTCTCAGAgaatcagagaaaaaaaaaatctaagtttttatttaagtaaaatatttaagaaTGGATTGTATTGATTGTCACATTTATACCTACGTCTTTCATTAACACCTTGACACCTAGTGTTTATAGATTTTGGGGAAGGCGTTAGTGAATTAATGTTATCATACATAGTGATGTGTTTCCTTTGGCACGTCGATATCTTAATGCGTTGTGAATTACTATGATATTCCCATACTGCTTGTGAATATTTTAAAGCAGCCGTTTAGCACtcattaaaatgtgttaatgCACTGGACATGTCTGGTTATGTTTGAGCCAACACTGCCAAGAGACCAACAGGAAGATTTGGATCCAAAGAGATAAtcacattattcattatttaattcctAAAATTAGCAACACCAAACACAAGACAGACAATAATCCACTGAAAACAAGCAAAGGCTCATTTCAATTTTGCGTCCCAGAGGGAAGATGTAAGCCTCCATTCCTCCACCATTTTAGCAAAAATGTTTCCTGGTGATCTCCACAGAGGAGATGTTGATGTCATTCACCACCTGGACTTTAGTGATGGTCTTCAGGTCCTTGACACGATGCTTATACTGCATGATCTTTGTGTCATCGATGTAAACATGGAAGTTGTCATCGTCTGAGTCAATTTCGATCTGAtgggaggaaaacagagagagaaaaaaaatgccactCAGTTTCTATGAGGACCTTATACGTGTGTACATACAGGACATGGTATATGGTGATCGTGACATTTTCCTTCACCTGAAAATGCTCGTTGGTGCCAAACGGGAAGTTGGTGCATCTCTCTTCCTGCCCCCATTGGTTTGCAAGGAAGGAGTTACAGACTATGTCTGATTCAGTGAAGCGGGGGTTGAAATGAAAGGCTATTCTGTCGTCCTGATCACAGAGGAAATTGATCTCAAACCTTGGTGAGTCAGAAAGACATATTAGTGATGGTGTAGGGATCATTTAGGAGTCAGAGGCAATTGGATTGGGAGCAATCTGGCTGATGGGACCTGGTCAACTGTGTCAGTTTAGATATACCACCAATAACGAACCACTATCTGTGCTTCACTGGTCCCACATTTTCCATATGCTCACTGACAGTTTAGCATGGAAGAGATTACAGGTGACAGAATCTCAAATTCCAGCTTTCCCTGTGCTTTCTATTACTCTATGAAGAtctgtatataaaaaatgtcCAGCATAAGGACCATTCTCAGAGGAAAGCCATTCTTTGACACTAAATGCATTGACACATGTATTCCTGACCCATAAATGTCCCAAATGCAGCTTTGTAGTGATGCTTGTTTGTGTAATTGTCTTTAGGGTTTTCTACATCTAGTGTGATAAATAGCGTCTCTCTCACCAGGCGTGATGAATTACGAACTCGTCAGAATTATTAACGTCTCATGTTCTTAAACGTATTCCTCTTCTGGAAGGGAGTAGGAATTTTAGTGCATAACTTTCAGCAGGATTAAGAGCTGTCTCTCTGAAATGTCATTGCCTGTCTGCTTTGAGTTCACTCGGATTTAGACACAGGAAATGGTTTTATACACGactcatgtttttgtttattctgcTTCTTCGCGCAGAATCCAGTCCTTTTATATTCTCAGTGGTATTGACAAATTTCCTACTACAGAATAAAGATTTGATCAAATATCCTTAAAAGTGTCTGGAAAAGAAATGATTTGCACTCTTGTGGGCACACCACATATCATGATGCTGGCGGTCACTTTCATCTAGTCATCCATACAGGGCAAAGAAAAATACATTCAGCATCATAACCCTGGAAAAGTAATATCCACCACCCGTAAACTGGGCTTTATAAATAATATCCTACCCTTTCCCTTTCAAGATTTCTCTACAGGCTCGCAGAAAAGAAGCCATGTGTTTAGaaatgggtcattccatctcaagttggttgcttgaccattattaatttttcaaatttatttttttgagtgattgcCTCTATGGATTGGCAtttcaagtttttatttatttatttatttatttttatttagttggtTTAATTAcgacggccatctttgtgtcatggcacacaacaaattttggttttgcagctgtttacggaaacctcaatatctcggctcaaTGCATAggcctagctccttggaacaaaaactgatctgttaggtacatgaacatatctaaacattttacacattcatgttccttagacttagaactttaGTCcgaatgtaatgctcaagattgctcacagttccacttttaggttCAATTTATAATCTgaagggttcgagtctcagtcttaatttttttaagggCTACCtatgtaagtatagtgtgatggcagaacatttcaggtttgagacttcccTTATTTTTTTATGAGGGTGAGAAAgtgccattaaaaaaattccCTCATTTTAGGGTTGAATATCATTGGTGGGAgaccagatacaaacctgaaattttacagaaataagTCTGCAATTTTAAGTCTGTAAGTCTGTGATTTTAATCACTCAATTtaatcacacaaataaaaaaatttaaaatgaaaaacagtcAAGCAACCTGCATTGGACCATTGAGGTAGAATGACCCACATTTTTCTATTATCTTATAGTCAGGATAATGCTGGACTTACTTATTGGCTTCTGAGCTAGGCTGTCCTCTTAGGATGATGCTCCATCCTGGACATAGGCCATCAGGACAGGAAGCTTCAAACTGGAAGAATCAACAATTCACACAACAATgtgaacacaacacaacaatgataacacacaacaatgacaacacATATTggttggtcacatatacattacagcacagtgaaatacttTTCTGCCTCTAGAGCAGAGAGGGCTAAGCGCCTTGCTCAAGGcgccaacagtggcagtgctggggcttgagccCCCTACCTTCCAATCAATAACCCAGAgacttaaccaccaagccaccgcTGCCCCAACGTGCAGAAGTTTGAACAGAGGCAGACTGCTGTAGAGCGCATGTCTTTAGTACTCACGGTGTATCATTTAATTAAAAGGTCTGAGTCACTGTAGAGGTATAAATGTGTTGGAGTTAATGTGCTTTTTAACAATTACGGAGATGCGTCACAGTTTTTAAAGATTGCCATAATGGTTTTCAATATACTATGATAATATGTGAAAATGCAATTAaggcctttttttgttttgttttgtaatgtaaTCAATGTCATGTCACTAGTCTAAGCACTACTGTCATTACATCAATGCAGTTCAATGAAAAAGCATATCCTTTT
The sequence above is drawn from the Ictalurus furcatus strain D&B chromosome 24, Billie_1.0, whole genome shotgun sequence genome and encodes:
- the grifin gene encoding grifin, whose product is FFQFEASCPDGLCPGWSIILRGQPSSEANKFEINFLCDQDDRIAFHFNPRFTESDIVCNSFLANQWGQEERCTNFPFGTNEHFQIEIDSDDDNFHVYIDDTKIMQYKHRVKDLKTITKVQVVNDINISSVEITRKHFC